In Streptomyces rapamycinicus NRRL 5491, the genomic stretch CCCCGCCGTGCGGCTCAGACCCCTGATCGACCTGCGCCCCCAGGAAGACCCGCCCCGCGCCGGGCGGCGCGCCGCCGACCTCGGCCATCCGCTGCTGACCCGGCCCAGCGCCCACATCCCCGCCGCCGAGGCCAGGGGCACCACCAACTTCAACGCCCTCACCGACGAGCGCGTCGCCGGGTACCTCGACCGCACCGACGCCGATGTCGTCATCGCCACCCGCCCCGGCCTGGTCATCTATCTCGCCGCGCTCGGCCGCGCCGGCCGCTTTCTGCGGATCGGCCAGGAGCACCGCCTCTACGGCACCCACCGCGCCGAGATCCGCGCCGCCTGCGACGCCGCCATACCCCACCTCGACGCGTACACCTCCGTCTCCGAGGCCGACGCGGCCACCCATCGGGCCCATCTCCCCGGTGTCACCACCCGGCTGACCGCCCTGCCCAACGGGGTGCCCGCCACCGGGATCGAGCCCTCCGACGGCCGCGCCAAACTCGTCGTGGCCGCGGGCCGGCTGATCCCCGTCAAGCGCTACGACCTGCTGGTGGCCGCCTGGGAGACGGTGGCCGCCAAACACCCCGACTGGCGGTTGCGCATCTACGGCCGCGGCCCCCAACTCCCCGCGCTGCGCCGTCAGGTCGACGAGCTCGGCCTGGCCGGCCACATCACCCTGATGGGCGCCCACTCCCCCATCGAGACCGAATGGGCCAAGGGCGCGATCGCCGCCGTCACCTCCCGCGAGGAGTCGTTCGGCATGACGATCGTCGAGGCGATGCACTGCGGGGTGCCCGTGGTCGCCACCGACTGCCCGCACGGTCCGGGCGAGATCATCACCGATGGCCGGGACGGACTGCTGGTGCCGGTGGGCGACGCGGACGGGATCGCCAAGGGGCTGCTGACCCTGATCGAGGACGATGAACTGCGCCGCTCGATGGGCGCGGCGGCCCGGATCGCGGCGGAGCGCTACGCCCCCGAGCGCGTGGCGGCCGCCTACGTACGGCTCATCGAGGAGCTCCACACCGCCCGCTCCACCACGGCCCCGGCCCACCGGCGCCGTACGGCCGGGCCGTTAAGGGGCCGGCCGGCCGGAGTGCCGCTGACCGGCGCCCTCAAGGACACGGTCAAGCAGCTGATCCGCAAGCCCCTGCGGCCCGTCGCGTCCTGCCGGGTCACCGCCGAGGGCGATCTGTCGGTGCTGCTGGAGCCCGCCGGCGTGCACGGCGGTGAGCTCGAACTGACCGTCACCCGCCGCAAGAGCGACGAGCCGCCCTTCCACATACCGCTGCTGCCCCCGGTCGGCGCCGCGCCGTCCGCGCCCTGGACGGCCACCCTCGACCGCGCGACGCTCGACCTCGACGAGGGCCGCTGGGACCTGCATGTGGTCCGCCCCTCCGACGGCGTCCGCCGCCGGGTCGGCTGCCGCTTCGCCGAGGGGCGCGGGCTGCTGGACCTGGAGCCGCTGCCCGGCTCCCCGTTCACCTGGTGGATCCCCTACTCCACCGTCGACGGCTATCTCGCGCTGCGCGCCTGGCGGCGCCCGGCCCACGCCGAGGCCCGGGTGATCCGCCTGGACGCCGAGGGGATCGCCGTCGAAGGCACCCTGCACGGCGCGCGCTTCGGGCCCGACGCCGCCCCCGCCGCGGTGGCCACCCCGTCCAGGGGCCCGGCCCGCCCGTTCCTCACCGGGGTCACCGCGCTCGACGGCGGCCGGTTCCGCTTCACCGTTCCGTACGAGCGGATCCGGGAGGCTCATGACGGCGAAGAGGGCGCCGCGGGCTGGACCCTGACGCTCCACAAGTCGGCCCGGGGCGGGACCCCGATCCGGATCGGACGCATCGTCGGCGACATCGTGGACCGCGACAAAACGGACCTCTTTCCGATCACTCACGGTGTCCGCCCCCACCTCACCCGCACCGGTGACCTCGCCATCATCTCCGTCACCACGGGGAATTGAGAGAATCGGTCCAAAGGTGCCGTGTTTGCCGCCGAGATCACCGGTAACACTCGGTGATACCAGCCTCGAGCGAGGAAAATCTCTGCGGAAGGCACAGCGATGTCAACAGTCACGCTCATCATCCTGCTGGCGGCACTGGCCGCCATGGCCGGCCTTGTGATCGCCCCCTCGGTGCGGCAGGCCCGCAAGGGCGAGCTGCCGGTCCGAAGCCTGCCCTCGGAAGCCAGGGAGCAGTACGCGGCGCGGTGGGCGGGCCTGCAGGAGCGGTTCGTGGACTCCCCCGGATGGGCCCTGCGCGAAGCCGACCGGCTGCTGGGCGCGCTGGCCGTCGACCGCGGCTATCCGGCCGAGTCCGAGGAGAAGCGGATGGACGCGCTGTCCGTCCGCCACCCCGAGGAGATCGACGGCTACCGCCGGCTGCACGCCATGGCGGCGCGGGTGCACGAGGGCGAGACGGCCACGGAGCGGATGCGGGAGGCCCTGATCGCGGCGCGTCCCCTGTTCGAACAGCTGGTCCGTGCCCAGCCGCACGACGAGCGCCCGCTCCCGCCTCCGGTCCCCCGTCAGCGGGACCTCCAGCGGGGCCGTGTCCCGCGGCAGCGCCTCGGCCCGGCCGCCGATCACTGACCGGTGAGCCGCACCGCCAGCGCGAGGGTGTCATCCGGATGCAG encodes the following:
- a CDS encoding glycosyltransferase family 4 protein, translated to MKISFLLHNAYGIGGTIRSTFNVAGALAAHHTVEIVSLIRTIDTPNLPLHPAVRLRPLIDLRPQEDPPRAGRRAADLGHPLLTRPSAHIPAAEARGTTNFNALTDERVAGYLDRTDADVVIATRPGLVIYLAALGRAGRFLRIGQEHRLYGTHRAEIRAACDAAIPHLDAYTSVSEADAATHRAHLPGVTTRLTALPNGVPATGIEPSDGRAKLVVAAGRLIPVKRYDLLVAAWETVAAKHPDWRLRIYGRGPQLPALRRQVDELGLAGHITLMGAHSPIETEWAKGAIAAVTSREESFGMTIVEAMHCGVPVVATDCPHGPGEIITDGRDGLLVPVGDADGIAKGLLTLIEDDELRRSMGAAARIAAERYAPERVAAAYVRLIEELHTARSTTAPAHRRRTAGPLRGRPAGVPLTGALKDTVKQLIRKPLRPVASCRVTAEGDLSVLLEPAGVHGGELELTVTRRKSDEPPFHIPLLPPVGAAPSAPWTATLDRATLDLDEGRWDLHVVRPSDGVRRRVGCRFAEGRGLLDLEPLPGSPFTWWIPYSTVDGYLALRAWRRPAHAEARVIRLDAEGIAVEGTLHGARFGPDAAPAAVATPSRGPARPFLTGVTALDGGRFRFTVPYERIREAHDGEEGAAGWTLTLHKSARGGTPIRIGRIVGDIVDRDKTDLFPITHGVRPHLTRTGDLAIISVTTGN